CGATTCCATCGTCGACAACCTCCCCGCACTCGTGGCCGCGGCAGAGGACTCGGTGGAGGGCGGCGAACACGCCGCTGAGGCGATCATGACCACCGACACCGTCGCCAAGACCGCGACCCGTGAGGGCAGCTCCGGGTACACGATCGGCGGCATGGCGAAGGGCGCGGGCATGCTCGCCCCTGGCTTGGCGACCATGCTCGTCGTCATTACCACCGACGCGAAGGTCGACCAGACCGTACTCGACCAAACACTGCGCGGTGGCACGAGCCGCAGCTTCGACCGTCTCGACACCGACGGCTGCATGTCGACGAACGACACCGTCATCCTCATGTCCTCCGGAGCCCACGAAGCAACCGTGGATACCGAGGAATTCACCAGCCTGCTGCGTGAAGTCTGCCTCGACCTCATGCACCAGCTCCACATCGACGCCGAAGGCGCCCACCACGACATCGCCATCACCACCCAGGGTGCGGCAAGCGAGGCCGAGGCAGTCGAAGTCTCCCGCTCGGTCTCCCGCTCCGCCCTGTTCAAGGCCGCGATCTTCGGCCAGGACCCGAACTGGGGACGCGTCGTCGCTCAAGTGGGGACCACCTCGGCGACCTTCGATCCCACACAGATCGACGTGAGCATCAACGGCGTCGAGGTCTGCCGAGCTTCCGGACCCTACGAACACCCGGAGAAGGTGCAGTTCGGCCGAGAGGTCGACGTCGTCATCGACCTCCATGCGGGCGAGCACACCGCCACGGTCTGGACCTCGGACCTCACCCACGATTACGTCGAAGAGAACAGCGCCTACTCCACATGAGCAGCAACCCCCACGACATGTCCACGAAGTCCACGGCCGCCCGGCTCGCCGCCGCCCAGGTCAAGGCCGAGGCCCTGACCGAGGCGTTGCCGTGGATCAAGACCTTCGCCGGTGCCACGATCGTCATCAAGTACGGCGGCAACGCGATGATCTCCCAGGAGCTGCAGCAGTCGTTCGCCGATGACATCGCGTTCCTCCGCTTCGCCGGCATCCGCCCCGTCGTCGTCCACGGCGGAGGACCGCAGATCACCTCGATGCTGGCCCGCTTGGGCATCGAGTCCGAGTTCAAGGCCGGGCAGCGCGTGACCACCGAGGAGGCCGCCGAGGTCATCCGCATGGTCCTGTCCGGCCAGGTCAACCGCGACATCGTCTCCCGCATCAACCGCAACGGCAACGCCGCCATCGGGCTCTCCGGTGAGGACGCGGACCTGCTGTTGGCGCACAAGACCCACGCCGAGGCCGACGGCGAACTCATCGACCTCGGCCGGGTGGGCGAGATCGCCCAGGTCAACACCACCGTGCTCACCGAACTCCTCGACGCCGGGCGGGTGCCCATCATCTGCTCGATCGCCTCGGAGATCGACGGAGAGGCCGGCAAACCACTCAACATCAACGCCGACCTCGCCGCCTCCGCGGTGGCGAAAGCGCTGAAGGCCGACAAACTCATCATGCTCACCGACGTGCCCGGCCTCTACGCGAACTGGCCCGACACGTCCTCGCTGATCTCGCGCATAGGACCTAAGAAGCTGCGCGAACTGCTGCCCAGCCTCGACGCGGGCATGATCCCGAAGATGACCGCGGCCCTCGAAGCGATCGAACACGGGGTGCAGCAGGCCCACATCATCGACGGCCGCATGGCGCATTCGCTCCTGCTCGAGGTCTTCACCTCGGAGGGCATCGGCACCATGGTCGAAGACACCGTCGTCGAACCCGCACCTCTGGGTGACGGACACAAGGGCGAGGGACACGAAACACCACAGGAGGACGACAACGATGAGTGACACACAGGCAAGCCAGACACCGGCCGTGCAGAGCGACCAGCCCCAGAGCGACCAGCCCCAGAACGCCCAGCCCCAGAACGCCCAGGCCCAGACCTGGCGCGATGACTTCTCCCGTGTCCTCTCGCCGGTCTTCGGCTCACCTCAGCTCGACCTCGTCCGCGGAGAGGGCGTGCACGCCTGGGACGCCTCGGGCAAGAAGTACCTCGACCTCCTCGCCGGCATCGCCGTCAACGCACTCGGCCACTGCCACCCCAACTGGGTCAAAGCCCTCTCCGAACAGGCGGCGACGCTCGGACACATCTCGAACTTCTTCACCTCACCGCCACAGATCAACCTCGCCACGAAACTCCACGAGGTCCTCGACCTGCCGGCCGGGTCCGCCGTGTTCTTCTCGAACTCCGGCACTGAGGCCAACGAGGCCGCCTTCAAAATGGCCCGCCGCGCCGCCGGTGGAGGCCGCCCGATCATCATCGCCGTCGAGGGCGCCTTCCACGGCAGGACCATGGGGTCCCTGGCGCTGACGGCGAAGGCCGCCTACCGCGAACCCTTCGCCCCCGGTGTGCCCGGAGTCGTCCACGTACCCTATGGGGACGTCGACGCTCTCGCCGCAGCCATCAACGACACCACCGCAGCCGTGTTCATCGAACCCATCCAGGGCGAAGTGGGCGTGCGCTCCCATCCGGCCGGCTACCTCACCGCCGCCCGCGAACTCACCCGCGACGCCGGGGCACTCCTCGTCCTCGACGAAGTTCAATCAGGTGTCGCCCGCACCGGCTCCTGGTTCGCCCACCAGGACCCGGAGATCGGCGAGGGAGTCGTCCCGGACATCATCACCTCGGCGAAGGGCCTGGGCGGAGGCATGCCGATCGGGGCGACCATCACCGTCGGCGATGCGAACACGAAACTCCTCGAAGCCGGACAGCACGGGACGACCTTCGGCGGCAACCCGATCGCCTGCGCGGCAGGACTGGCCGTGCTCGAGACCATCGAGACCGAGAACCTGCTCACCCACACTCGGGAGACCGGATCATGGTTGGCCGAACAGCTCACCGCTGTCGACGGCGTCAAGGCCGTCACCGGCACGGGCCTGCTGCTGGGCATCGAGCTCTCCGAAGGACACGACGCCAAGGCGGTCGCCGCCCGGGCACTCGAGGCCGGGTTCATCATCAACCCCGTCACGCCCGACCGTCTGCGCCTGGCCCCGCCGCTGATCGTCACGCGTGAGGACCTCGTCCCGTTCCTCGACGCACTGCCCGGGCTCATCGCCGGCTGAACCCTCCACCGATCCCAAGGACCCACCATGACCCGCCATTTCCTCAAGGACACCGACCTCAGCCCGGCCGAACAGGCTCAGGTCCTCGACCTCGCACTCGACCTCAAGGCCGCCCCGTATGCGCGGACCCCGCTGGCCGGACCGCAGACCGCGGCCGTCATCTTCGACAAGACCTCGACGCGGACCCGTGTCTCCTTCGCCGCAGGCATCGCAGCATTGGGCGGACAGCCGCTCATCATCAACCCCGGTGAGGCGCAGCTGGGACACAAGGAATCCATCGCCGACACCGCCCAGGTGATGTCGCGCATGGTCTCGGCGATCATCTGGCGCACCTACGCCCAATCAGGTCTCGAAGAGATGGCCGAACACTCAACGGTGCCGGTCATCAACTCGCTCTCCGACGACTTCCACCCCTGCCAGATCCTGGCCGACCTGCTCACCATCCGCGAACACCGCGGCGACGTGGCCGGCCAGACCATGACCTACTACGGCGACGGCGCGAACAATATGGCGAACTCCTACCTCCTCGGCGGCGTCACTGCCGGCATGCACGTGCGCATCGCAGCACCGGCCGACTACCAGCCGGCTTCCGCGATCGTCGCCGAGGCCAACGAACTCGCGAAGACCACCGGCGGATCCGTCACTGTCACCGACGACCCGGTGGCCGCCGCGCACGGCGCCGACGTCCTCGTCACCGACACCTGGGTGTCCATGGGACAGGACTCGACCGGCCGCGACGACGAGGCATCACCCTTCGTGAAATACCAGGTCAGCCAGGAGCTCATGGACTTGGGCAACGATCCGATGTTCCTCCACTGCCTGCCCGCCTACCGCGGCAAAGAGGTCACGGCCGAGGTCATCGACGGCCCCGCCTCGGCGGTCTTCGACGAAGCAGAGAACCGTCTCCACGCGCAGAAGGCGCTCATGGCCTTCCTCCTGGAGAACCGATGAGCGAGAACACGAACTCGGCCCCGCTGACGAAGACGGCCCGGCAGCAGAAGATCATCGATCTCATCACCCGCCGGTCCGTGCATTCGCAGATCGAGTTGGCCGATGCGCTGGCGACGATGGGCATCACCGTCACCCAGGCGACCCTGTCGCGCGACCTCGCCGAGGTGGGTGCCGTGAAGATCCGGTCCACCTCCGGATCCGTGTACGCCGTCCCCGGTGAGGGAGGCGACCGCAGCCTGCAGCAGTCCACCGGCGACAGCCTCGATGCAAAACTGCCCCGACTGCTCGAAGAGCTCCTCGTCTCCGCGGCCGCGCAGAAGGACATGGTGGTCCTGCGCACCCCACCCGGCGCCGCCCAATACCTGGCCTCGGCCATCGACCGCTCCTCGATGACCGGGATCTTCGGCACCATCGCCGGCGACGACACGGTCCTCGTCCTCGCCGACTCCACCGTCGGTGGCGCGGCCCTGGCGGGGACGTTTCTCGAATACGCGGCCGGCGGGCTGACCGAGGGGTGAGCCGCCTCGGTGGAATCCACCTCGGCGCGGGTCGAGACCTGCAACAATGAAACGAAAATCAACGAACCACGAAGAACTGACCGCCAGAGCGCACGCGATGACGGTGGGAAAGGACGATCTGTGAGCGAACGACTGAGCCTGTGGGGCGGACGATTCTCGGACGGCCCGGCCGATGCCCTGGCCGCGTTGAGCAAGTCCACCGACTTCGACTGGCGACTGGCCCACTACGACATCGCCGGTTCGAAGGCACACGCAAAGGTCCTCCACCGATCGCAGCTGCTCAGCGACGATGAGCTGGCCGGCATGACCGATGCCCTGACCGAACTCGCCCGCCGCGTCGAAACGGGCGAATACGTCGCAGCCGAATCCGACGAGGACGTCCACTCCTCACTCGAACGCGGCCTCATCGAGATCGCCGGTCCCGAGCTCGGCGGCAAACTGCGCGCCGGCCGGTCCCGCAATGACCAGATCGCGACCATGGGGCGGATGTACCTGCGCGACCATGCCCGCGAGGTCGCCGGACTCGTCCTCGACACCGTCGACGTCCTCATCGCCCAGGCCGACGCCCACCGTGAGGCGCCGATGCCCGGTCGGACCCACCTCCAGCACGCCCAGCCCGTGCTGCTGGCCCACCACCTGCTCGCCCACGCCTGGCCGCTGCTGCGCGACGTGGGTAGGTTCGTCGACTTCGACTCACGGGCAGGGGTGTCTGCCTACGGCTCCGGCGCACTGGCAGGATCATCGCTGGGCCTCGACCCACAGGCCGTGGCCGCGGACCTGGGCTTCAACGACTCGGTCGAGAACTCCATCGACGGGACCGCCAGCCGGGATGTCTTCGCCGAATACCAGTTCATCACCACGATGATCGGCATCAACCTCTCACGCCTGTCCGAAGAGGTCATCGCCTGGGCGACCAAGGAATTCTCCTTCGTCACCCTGCACGACTCCTATTCGACCGGCTCGTCGATCATGCCGCAGAAGAAGAACCCCGACATCGCCGAACTCACCCGCGGCAAGTCCGGCCGCCTCATCGGGGACCTCACCGGTCTGCTCTCGACGCTCAAGGCACTGCCCCTGGCCTACAACCGCGACCTGCAGGAAGACAAGGAACCGATCTTCGACGCCACCGACACCCTCGAGCTGCTGCTCCCGGCGTTCACCGGCATGATCGCGACCCTTGAATTCAACACCGATCGCATGGCCTACCTCGCCCCGCGCGGATTCGCCCTGGCCACGGACATCGCCGAATGGCTGGTGCGATCCGGTGTGCCGTTCCGGGTGGCCCATGAGGTTGCCGGTGAGTGCGTGCAGCTCGCCGAATCCCGTGATGTCGAGCTCTGGGATCTGTCCGATGAGGATTTCGCCTCGATCTCCGAGCACCTCACCCCGGACGTGCGCGAAGTGCTCACCACGCTCGGTTCCATCGACTCCCGCAACGCCAAGGGCGGCACCGCCCGGTCCGCTGTGGGTCAGCAGATCGACAACGCCCGCGCCGAGGTGGCCCGCCTGCGCGAGTTCGCCGATTCGGCTCGGAGCGTGTGAAGCTCAAGGCTTAACGAAAGCATTGCTCCGGTTATTCGCCGGGGAACCAATCAGCGCCGCTCGGTTCTTTCAGTGATCTGGGCGGCGGATGATTTCCGGGCGTGGTCCTTGTGCTGGCCGAGGCTGTGGGACAACTGCTTGAAATAGTTGTTCTTCGCCCACGCTGCTTCGTCACCGATGACATAAAGTCGTCGTTGGGCTCGGCTGACCGCCACGTTGACGAGGTTGACCGACTTCGCGGCCCAGGACCGTGCACCCGGTTTGCTGGGGTCTCCTCCAAGGACGAAGAACACCACTGATGCCTCTCGACCTTGCGCGGTATGGATGGTTCCTGCCGTGAGACCGGGATAGTGATACTTGAGAGTGCTGAGTTTATCGGCGACTGCTCTGAACGGTGAGATGGCAATGACTTCGGAACAGTCGACCCCCATCTTCTGCAGATGATCGAGGGCGTTTCGCAACCGATCGACCTGATTGGGCTGAAGGTGATTCCCGGACACCGGCGCGGCTTCATGGGCCCAGAAGCTGGGATAGATGCGATAACCATCAGGACGGTCGAAAAGGTCGAGTTCTTCCGGATCATTGATGTTGCGGTGGACTCCATTGACCATGATCTCTTCGTACGCAATCTGATTGCTGATGCTGAACATCGGGTCATCGCACCGACGGTGCGCACGAAGGGGCGCACTCACCCAAACGTCTTCGCCCTCTTGAACGAGTGTTGTCCCATGGATGGAAATGCGATCTGCGAGCGTCTGGACGGAAGCTGCCGGCGGGCGCCATGAGTCTGAGACCCCGAGCGTTGTCGCGATGTCCCCCTGGACCTTATTGGGGATGGTCACGACTGGCTGCAGTTGCAGCGGATCGCCGACAGCAACGACTCGTTGTGCTCTCCAGACTGTACCGACTGCGTACTGTGGGGCTGCTTGTCCGGCCTCGTCGATGAACAGCCAACCAAGGGAGTCTTTGCCGAGAGCATCGAACATGCGACCGGCAGAAGCAAAGGTCGTCGACACGAGGGGGACCGCGAGGAAGAACAGCTGCCACGCCGCAAGTATCTTCTCGGGCTCGAGCTTGGCAGGATGCTCGGCACCGACGACTGACACGGCGGCACGAAGTCCGTTGCGCAACTTCTTGCCGGCAGAGACCATGAAGTTCTCATGGAGCTTCAGTGCCTCGAAGAAGAGTTCGGACCGTGCCTCATCCAGCTTTTCGTTGAGCCACGGAGCCTGCAGTTCTCGCGTCTCGCCAGTCCAGCCGTCGCCCGGATACGAATTGCCATAGCTTGCCTCGTCATCACCACAGTGAGCAGTGAGTCGCTGACACTCGGCCCTGGCACGGTTGAGCTCGGACTCCGTGCGAGTCAGATTCTCTGCCTTGTCATGAAACGTGATCTGAAGCTGTTCACGTTGCCGACTGATCTCTGACAGCTGTTCTTCGGCGGCAAGAAGCGTGCGAGAGAACTCATCCAGAGTCTCTCTCCAGGGACGCAGTGCCCGTCCCCAAGAGAAGATGATCTCGAAAACCCCCGGTTTCGCTTCTATGTGCTGGCTGTATCCAGAGAATGCATGGTCGCGCCGTCCCGCGGCCTCACGTTCGCTTCGCAGGCTTTGACTCAGCGACTGCTGAACCTGGTCCAATTGGACCTGATTGTGCTCCAACCGCTGTTCGAGACGCTGAACATTGAAGTGGGTCGATTCCAAGGCTTCCAAACGTTCTTGTGCAGCCTCTGCTTGCGCGATGAGGTCATCGACCCGTCTTTCGGCCTGGAAGAACGAGTTCTTCGCGTCGGCCCAGGACGGCCATTGTGTCCTGTCTTCGTGGCGCTGACGCAGAGTCTCATCGAGGCCGAGACAGCCGCCTTCGACGAGCTTCCATGTTTTGGGGTCGCGTTCGCCGAACCAGAAGTCACTGCGGAAGCCCTTGCGGTTGCTCTTGTTCCCCAGACGGGCCGCAATTGTGCCCCAGGCAGAGGTCTCGGTCTCTGAAGCCTTCTTCTTTGAATCGCGCTGCAGGAGAAAAGTAGCGATGTCGGAAAAATAGTCGGCTGTGTCGTGCCATTGTTTCGCGATGGCCTCTGTCGCCGGTACCTCGAACGAGATGTTTTCCACGGCAGAGTTGTTCGCTGAGGCAACAATCATTTCGAACCCGGTGAGTTCGGGCCTCAACTGGGGAACTTTGGACTCATATTTCTCACCGACGTTCCAGGTATGGACCGTGTCGGTGAACGCGTCCGCGGCTTTTGGCAGGGCCGCGAGTCGGCGTGCGCGTTCTACGATGTTTCCAGCCAGCACATCGCGGAGCATGGTTGTCTTCCCGGTTCCCGGAGGTCCGTTGACTCCCATGATCCCCTGCGTGGTCGAGAAGCTTCCCAGAGCCTGATTCACAGCGAACTGCTGACTGAGTGCGAGGTGGTGCGACGGATCGGATGGCCAACGGCCCTTCGGCAGATGTCTCACCGAAGCCGCAGCGTCAACCGTGGACGGAGAATCCCTGACGTCGATGCGGTGGCTCAATGGAAGTGCTTCATCTTGGGTGAGATAGCTATTCAATGCCGCGCCCAGTTCGCCTTGGGCAGTCTGCTTGCGAACGCGACTGAGGTCCTCGAGGAAGAAGCTGTTGAGGAAGTCTGTCTCGGCGGTTTCCTCGGCTCTCTTCGCCGAGACTGCTCTGCTTTCGATGACGATCTCGTCGGTTGCCAGATCATTGAGTCCGTTGATTCCCGAACATCGATGAGCCACCTTGAGGAGCTCCTGGATGAAGTCTCCGCCGATGGGCGGCGGGGGAGGAGTTTCATTCTCCGCAGTCGGGTGATGGTGATCTAGGGTCCTCGTGAATTCTTCGATTCGCTGTTCTTCTCGGTTCTCAACAGTCTTGGCAAAAGAAGTGCGCGCGGTGTCGAATCCCTCTGCCCAGTTCGGGTCGGACGGACCTCGGTTGGTGGCACGTCCGGTAGCCCAGAGCGCCGATGACAATATCTGAGACTCATTGATGAGCTGCCCGCGGTCGTCGATGAGGAGGCCCGCGCACGCGCTTTTTCCCGGCTGTCGTTCGTCGTAGACATCAGCATCATCGTGAAAGACCTTGTGCAAGGACTCGTAAATGTCGGCCAGTGAATATACTCCGAGGTAGACCGTATGCGCCCAGACCATCTTCGTACTGCCGAATTTCGGTGGCGGCTGGAGGCTGTTCCAGGGCAAGTCATTGCCTGGACGCCAGGACACGACTTGTTCGTGTGGCGAGTCGAGCGTCAACGATTTCGCAGCCGGCACCTTCTGTGGACTGAAAAGTTCCAGCAGCCACCAGAACTTGAGTATTCGCAGCTGTTCGTCCGTTGCCCGTCGACTCCTCATGCCTCCATTCTGCACATTATTGACATCCGGTCTTGTCCGTTTCGGCATCCGGAGAGAGCTTTCGGCACCGCGACACCTCTCCTCACTTGTCGGTAATCGATATAGATGAAAGTCGACATCGTGTTCTGATAGTGAGAACGTAGCGTTAGCAACAAACCTTGATGAGTTGCGGCGTATCTCCGAAGAAGCAATGCTGTGTGTGAGCGCGCCCGATTGACTCATTGACGAGTTCCCGGATTTATCGGATGGCTCGCGGGTCTCGATGCGCTGGGATCGGGGAGTGACCGCGAGTTGGGACAGCGGTGAGCGCGGATGAGTTGAAGGCATTGCCGTACCTCACCGAGTTCTCCCCCGAGCTTCACTCGAAGCTGAGCAACTGACGACACTGAGAATCTGAGGAAGTGTCGGAGACAGCCCACATCTTCGCTGCCGCGGCCAATGGCACACCCACCTCGGCGAGCACGTAGAATTGCTTCAGTCGGCCAAGCGTCGACATTGACAACACATTTGAAAGGAATACTGTGACCGACATATTCAGCGATCTCACGGCCCGCGGGCTCATCGCGGTATCGACCGATGAAGCCGCGCTGCGAAAGGCTCTGAACGAAGAATCGCTGACCTATTATGTCGGTTTCGATCCGACGGCGCCGAGCCTGCACATGGGCAACCTGGTCCAGCTCATCACGGCCGCTCGCCTGCAGCAGGCCGGACACAACCCCTTGGCCCTCGTCGGGGGTGCCACCGGACTCATCGGTGACCCGCGGATGTCGGGGGAGCGGACGCTCAACCCGCGCGAGGTCGTCGAAGAGTGGCTGGCGAAGATCCGCACTCAGGTCGAGAAGTTCCTCGACTTCGACGGCCCGCATGCGGCCCAGGTCGTCAACAACTACGACTGGACCTCCGAGCTCTCGGCCATCGACTTCCTCCGCGACGTCGGCAAGCACTTCCCGGTCAACCGGATGCTGGCCAAGGAGTCGGTCTCGGCACGGCTGAGCAACGAGAGCGGTCTTTCTTTCACCGAGTTCTCCTACCAGGTGCTGCAGGGCAACGACTACCTCGAGCTCTACCGCCGATACGGCTGCACCCTGCAGACCGGCGGTTCGGACCAGTGGGGCAACCTCACCTCCGGCGTCGACCTCATTCGGCGCGTCGAATCACAGAGCGTCCACGCGCTGGCGACTCCGCTGATCACGAAGGCCGACGGCACAAAGTTCGGCAAGACCGAATCCGGCACCGTTTGGTTGGACGCCGACCTGACCAGTCCGTACGCGTTCTGCCAGTTCTGGCTCAATGCCGACGACCGTGACGCCGTGAAGTACCTCAAGGTGTTCTCACTCCGTTCTCTCGAGGAGATCGCTGCGATCGAGGCGGAGTTCACTGCGGCTCCGCACACGCGAATGGCTCAGAAGACTCTCGCCGAGGACGTCACGACGCTCGTCCACGGCAAGGAGAACTACGACCAGGCGATCGCCGCCGCAGCAGCGCTCTTCGGCGGGGGAGAACTCGTCAGCCTCGACTCCGGAACCCTCGGAGCAGCCACTGCCGAACTGCCCCGTGGCGATGTCAGCACCACCCAGCTGTCCGAGGGACTCCCCGTGGCCGATGCGTTCGTCGCCGCCGGCATCGTGAAATCCAAGGGTGAAGCTCGGCGTGCCATCAAGGACGGTGGCGCCTATGTCAACAACGTGAAAGTCTCCGGTGAAGACCCAACCCTCACCCCCGCCGAGGTGCTTCCCACCGAGAGTGGGGGAGTGATCCTCCTGCGCCGGGGAAAGAAAACACTGGGAGCAGTTGACATCGTCAGCTGAGCTCCGTGAATTCCGCCGACACCGTGTCCTTGACCAGTTCGAGGGCACGGTGTCGTTGTATCCGGGGCGAGTGTCGTCGGATGCGGGGCGACAGCGGAGACGGGCGGCCCCGCGCGAATGGTCTGCGTCGAAGGACAAGCGAGGGGCTTGTATTGGCCGATTACACGGGCAGAGTGTGTACGGCTGTACCGAACGAGGTCATGGTGCTGACCGACACCATGGTTCCGGCAAGCCTCATGGTGTTGACAGTCGCCATGGCCCAGACTGGAATGAACGATCCGACGAAATGAGGTCACAACAATGAGAACACTGCTCAACATCATCTGGTTCATCTTCAGCGGACTGTGGCTGGCGCTCGGCTATTACCTCGCCGGCATCATCTGCTGCATCCTCATCGTCACCATCCCGTGGGGAATCGCCTCATTCCGCATCGGCAACTACGCCCTCTGGCCCTTCGGACGCGAGGTCATCGAGACGAGGCCGGCAGGAATCGCGACCACGCTGGGCAACATCATCTGGGTCATCGTGGCGGGAATCTGGTTGGCGATCGGACATGTGGTCACCTCGATCCCGCTGTTCGTGTCGATCATCGGCATCCCACTGGGGTGGGCGAACATCAAACTCATCCCCGTCTCCCTCATGCCTCTGGGCAAGGACATCGTCAACAGCGACTCCCTGATGCCCGGCTACCGCGGAGCCTGATCTGCCACCGTCAAACATCCGCGAGCCCCGGAAATCCGGGGCGAAATCGCGTAACTGCAGCCTTAGTGACGGGCGTCACAGCGTAAGAGTCGGTTTGGAGTTGCACGTGGCTGTTCGTCTGGTCTAGAGTTGTATCTCGTTGCCCCGCAGAAAACGAGTTCTTCGAGATTGGTTTTCACCGGGTGTGACCAGCACAAACAGGGTTTTGGTTGACTGGTTTACACGCGGTCGGGGAGCGATAATTTGAAACTGGCGCCCCCAGTGAACGTGATCGTTTGTGCGGTTGTGGTGATGGGTGTGTGTTTGTGGTTTGAGAATCCAATAGCGTATTTGTTTGAACAGATAGTGATGCCAGAATGATTTGTTTTCTGGTGAGACAATCACACGGTTCAACCTGGTGAGCCTGGTCCCCGTCTTTTGTGGTGGGGTTGGTTCGTGGGTTGGGTCGTGGTTTGTGGTCAGCTGGGTCACCCCGTGGCTTGGTTGGCTGTCTTGCTGGGATTAGTACTGGAACATATTTTTTATGGAGAGTTTGATCCTGGCTCAGGACGAACGCTGGCTGCGTGCTTAACACATGCAAGTCGAACGCTGAAGCCCTGGTGCTTGCACCGGGGTGGATGAGTGGCGAACGGGTGAGTAACACGTGAGTAACCTGCCCCTGACTTCGGGATAAGCCCGGGAAACTG
The Brevibacterium marinum genome window above contains:
- a CDS encoding DEAD/DEAH box helicase, with translation MPSTHPRSPLSQLAVTPRSQRIETREPSDKSGNSSMSQSGALTHSIASSEIRRNSSRFVANATFSLSEHDVDFHLYRLPTSEERCRGAESSLRMPKRTRPDVNNVQNGGMRSRRATDEQLRILKFWWLLELFSPQKVPAAKSLTLDSPHEQVVSWRPGNDLPWNSLQPPPKFGSTKMVWAHTVYLGVYSLADIYESLHKVFHDDADVYDERQPGKSACAGLLIDDRGQLINESQILSSALWATGRATNRGPSDPNWAEGFDTARTSFAKTVENREEQRIEEFTRTLDHHHPTAENETPPPPPIGGDFIQELLKVAHRCSGINGLNDLATDEIVIESRAVSAKRAEETAETDFLNSFFLEDLSRVRKQTAQGELGAALNSYLTQDEALPLSHRIDVRDSPSTVDAAASVRHLPKGRWPSDPSHHLALSQQFAVNQALGSFSTTQGIMGVNGPPGTGKTTMLRDVLAGNIVERARRLAALPKAADAFTDTVHTWNVGEKYESKVPQLRPELTGFEMIVASANNSAVENISFEVPATEAIAKQWHDTADYFSDIATFLLQRDSKKKASETETSAWGTIAARLGNKSNRKGFRSDFWFGERDPKTWKLVEGGCLGLDETLRQRHEDRTQWPSWADAKNSFFQAERRVDDLIAQAEAAQERLEALESTHFNVQRLEQRLEHNQVQLDQVQQSLSQSLRSEREAAGRRDHAFSGYSQHIEAKPGVFEIIFSWGRALRPWRETLDEFSRTLLAAEEQLSEISRQREQLQITFHDKAENLTRTESELNRARAECQRLTAHCGDDEASYGNSYPGDGWTGETRELQAPWLNEKLDEARSELFFEALKLHENFMVSAGKKLRNGLRAAVSVVGAEHPAKLEPEKILAAWQLFFLAVPLVSTTFASAGRMFDALGKDSLGWLFIDEAGQAAPQYAVGTVWRAQRVVAVGDPLQLQPVVTIPNKVQGDIATTLGVSDSWRPPAASVQTLADRISIHGTTLVQEGEDVWVSAPLRAHRRCDDPMFSISNQIAYEEIMVNGVHRNINDPEELDLFDRPDGYRIYPSFWAHEAAPVSGNHLQPNQVDRLRNALDHLQKMGVDCSEVIAISPFRAVADKLSTLKYHYPGLTAGTIHTAQGREASVVFFVLGGDPSKPGARSWAAKSVNLVNVAVSRAQRRLYVIGDEAAWAKNNYFKQLSHSLGQHKDHARKSSAAQITERTERR
- a CDS encoding YccF domain-containing protein, whose translation is MRTLLNIIWFIFSGLWLALGYYLAGIICCILIVTIPWGIASFRIGNYALWPFGREVIETRPAGIATTLGNIIWVIVAGIWLAIGHVVTSIPLFVSIIGIPLGWANIKLIPVSLMPLGKDIVNSDSLMPGYRGA
- the tyrS gene encoding tyrosine--tRNA ligase — encoded protein: MTDIFSDLTARGLIAVSTDEAALRKALNEESLTYYVGFDPTAPSLHMGNLVQLITAARLQQAGHNPLALVGGATGLIGDPRMSGERTLNPREVVEEWLAKIRTQVEKFLDFDGPHAAQVVNNYDWTSELSAIDFLRDVGKHFPVNRMLAKESVSARLSNESGLSFTEFSYQVLQGNDYLELYRRYGCTLQTGGSDQWGNLTSGVDLIRRVESQSVHALATPLITKADGTKFGKTESGTVWLDADLTSPYAFCQFWLNADDRDAVKYLKVFSLRSLEEIAAIEAEFTAAPHTRMAQKTLAEDVTTLVHGKENYDQAIAAAAALFGGGELVSLDSGTLGAATAELPRGDVSTTQLSEGLPVADAFVAAGIVKSKGEARRAIKDGGAYVNNVKVSGEDPTLTPAEVLPTESGGVILLRRGKKTLGAVDIVS